A genomic segment from Gracilimonas sediminicola encodes:
- the serC gene encoding 3-phosphoserine/phosphohydroxythreonine transaminase encodes MKRVHNFSAGPAALPLEVLEIVQDELLDYHGTGTSIMEKSHRGKEYTKVDAEAKERLTRILGLGDDFHIMFLQGGATAQFMQVPFNFLEEGQTADYINTGVWSQKAIKEARLFGNVHIPFSSEDEDFIRVPANDELELSGNPRYVHFTSNNTIYGTQFRSEPDSNGAPLVCDASSDFISRPIDTDRYGLIYAGAQKNLGPSGVTVVIVKKDFLQTNTKQNIPTFLNYHSHSKRIFNTPPSFAVYMVNLVLQWVEDKGGIPYFQKLNNQKAELLYTTIDQDDFYTGTADVDSRSKMNVTFRLPTEELEQRFISEAEEHGLVALKGHRSVSGIRASIYNACSMESVKVLTDFMKEFRSKRG; translated from the coding sequence ATGAAACGCGTTCACAATTTTAGTGCAGGTCCTGCCGCCCTCCCTCTGGAGGTTTTAGAGATTGTACAGGATGAGCTTCTTGATTACCACGGAACCGGGACTTCAATCATGGAGAAAAGTCATCGGGGAAAAGAGTACACCAAAGTAGATGCCGAAGCCAAAGAACGGCTAACCCGGATTTTAGGGCTCGGGGATGATTTTCATATCATGTTTTTGCAGGGAGGGGCAACCGCCCAGTTTATGCAAGTACCCTTCAACTTTTTGGAAGAAGGGCAGACAGCCGATTATATCAACACCGGCGTTTGGTCGCAGAAAGCCATTAAAGAAGCCCGGCTCTTTGGCAATGTACACATTCCGTTCAGCAGTGAAGACGAGGATTTTATCCGCGTTCCTGCTAATGACGAGTTAGAGCTGTCCGGTAATCCAAGGTACGTTCACTTTACTTCAAACAATACCATTTACGGAACTCAGTTCAGGAGCGAGCCGGATTCAAATGGAGCTCCGTTGGTATGTGATGCTTCATCCGATTTCATTTCCCGCCCTATTGACACAGACCGCTATGGACTGATTTATGCGGGAGCTCAAAAGAATTTGGGACCTTCCGGTGTGACAGTGGTAATTGTGAAGAAAGATTTCCTGCAAACTAACACCAAACAGAATATTCCCACTTTCCTGAATTATCATTCACACAGCAAACGCATTTTTAATACGCCACCGAGCTTTGCTGTTTACATGGTAAATCTGGTGTTGCAGTGGGTGGAAGACAAAGGAGGTATTCCCTACTTCCAAAAACTCAACAACCAAAAAGCAGAACTGCTGTACACCACCATTGATCAGGACGATTTTTACACCGGAACAGCTGATGTTGATTCCCGTTCTAAAATGAATGTGACCTTTCGGCTACCAACCGAAGAACTGGAACAACGTTTTATTTCTGAAGCGGAAGAACATGGTTTGGTCGCTTTAAAAGGGCACCGAAGCGTAAGCGGTATTCGTGCCAGTATCTACAATGCCTGTTCCATGGAGTCGGTGAAAGTACTGACTGATTTCATGAAAGAGTTCCGCTCAAAAAGAGGATAG
- a CDS encoding DUF1015 domain-containing protein has product MAVIKPFKAWRPHPEFAEEVACVPYDVINTSEAKQLAKGKPNSFLNVIRPEIDLPAKTSVYDAKVYEKGRENLHSLLQSDAFIQEDKHAIYIYRLIMNGRSQTGIFGCVSVDDYNNDVILKHELTRPDKEDDRTKHILTQQAHAEPVMLTFRDSGSVTHFMDNHMDQNDPVYDLTTEDGIQHTIWKVEASDTPVSEFQKIARLYVADGHHRCASAARAAKEQASQNPEHEGTEEYNFFPAVLFPMDQMEILAYNRIVFSIPDNFLKQLEEKFTVQKKAKPVPAKKGMVSFYVNDNWYGITLKPSEKTDPASNLDISLLQNQVLTPILNVKDQRTDPNIDFVGGIRGTNELENLVDNGEASLGISLYPTSIEELLDVSDAGQLMPPKSTWFEPKLRSGLLVHTF; this is encoded by the coding sequence ATGGCCGTTATTAAGCCTTTTAAGGCATGGAGACCCCACCCGGAGTTCGCAGAAGAAGTAGCCTGTGTTCCTTATGATGTAATCAATACCAGCGAAGCAAAACAGCTTGCCAAAGGAAAACCGAATAGTTTCTTAAATGTCATTCGGCCTGAAATTGACCTTCCGGCCAAAACCTCGGTTTATGATGCCAAGGTATATGAGAAAGGCCGGGAAAACCTTCATTCCCTGCTACAATCTGATGCTTTTATTCAGGAAGATAAGCACGCCATCTATATTTACCGGCTGATTATGAACGGCCGTTCTCAAACCGGAATATTTGGGTGTGTGAGCGTTGACGATTACAACAATGACGTAATCCTGAAGCATGAACTCACCCGACCTGACAAAGAAGACGACCGCACCAAACACATCCTTACCCAGCAAGCCCATGCTGAACCCGTCATGCTCACATTCCGTGATAGTGGCTCTGTCACCCATTTTATGGATAATCATATGGATCAGAATGATCCTGTTTATGACCTGACAACTGAAGACGGCATTCAACATACCATTTGGAAAGTTGAGGCTTCAGATACCCCGGTTTCAGAGTTTCAAAAGATTGCCAGGTTATATGTGGCAGACGGCCATCACCGCTGTGCAAGTGCCGCGAGAGCAGCCAAAGAGCAAGCTTCACAAAATCCCGAACATGAGGGGACTGAGGAATATAATTTTTTCCCTGCGGTGCTTTTTCCGATGGATCAAATGGAAATACTGGCCTATAACCGCATTGTGTTTTCCATTCCTGATAACTTCCTGAAACAGCTGGAGGAGAAATTCACGGTTCAGAAAAAAGCTAAACCGGTTCCTGCTAAAAAAGGAATGGTTTCTTTCTATGTAAATGACAACTGGTATGGCATTACCCTTAAGCCTTCCGAGAAAACCGACCCTGCTTCCAACCTTGACATCTCATTACTGCAGAACCAGGTTCTTACTCCTATTCTTAATGTTAAAGATCAGCGAACCGATCCCAACATAGATTTCGTTGGCGGCATCAGAGGCACCAATGAGCTGGAAAATTTAGTGGATAACGGAGAGGCTTCGCTTGGCATCAGCCTGTACCCAACCAGCATTGAAGAACTGCTGGATGTTTCTGATGCGGGACAGCTTATGCCACCAAAGTCCACCTGGTTTGAGCCTAAGCTCCGTTCAGGGTTATTGGTTCATACTTTTTAG